A section of the Tachysurus fulvidraco isolate hzauxx_2018 chromosome 7, HZAU_PFXX_2.0, whole genome shotgun sequence genome encodes:
- the LOC113643894 gene encoding CD48 antigen-like translates to MWILRSVPLLLCCLLCEAGDETVTLQELEGTTITLNPGITGIQSNAQILWRYGPEKEDKTILNSYMHGGVIFTNISEGFKERLQLDRNSGALTIRNISRTDSGVYTFHTLNGRVSSRTFSVSVYAPVSTPVIINERGKRSVISTETCFLLCSVENGEDVKLSWYREKERISITNNTDLSVPLKLPLQIQHNDTNTYICVSANPVSNKTTSLIITQLCDVSDDSSSSLLIALISVGCILLFIMIISLGIWLKKKKTQEKPEKPTSSDVNSTAHSSERDKEEENSTVTDVDVDRDPVVYSDVRRSK, encoded by the exons ATGTGGATTCTACGGTCTGTTCCCCTCCTATTGTGCT gtttactgtgtgaagctggagacgAGACGGTCACACTGCAGGAACTGGAAGGAACCACTATAACTCTTAATCCTGGGATAACTGGGATTCAGAGTAATGCTCAGATTCTGTGGAGGTATGGACCTGAGAAAGAGGATAAAACGATATTGAACAGTTATATGCATGGAGGAGTAATTTTTACGAACATCAGTGAGGGATTCAAAGAGCGACTGCAGCTGGACAGAAACAGTGGAGCTTTAAccatcaggaacatcagcagaactgaTTCTGGAGTTTATACATTCCACACCCTCAATGGACGTGTCTCATCTAGgactttcagtgtcagtgtttatg ctccagtatcaactccagtaataataaatgaaagaggaaagcgAAGTGTGATTTCCACAGAGACAtgtttcctcctgtgttctgtggagaatggagaagatgtgaagttatcctggtacagagagaaggagagaatcTCCATCACCAATAACACAGATCTCAGTGTTCCCCTCAAGCTCCCActtcaaatacaacacaatgacactaacacttacatctgtgtgtctgcaaaccctgtcagcaataaaacaacttctctcatcatcacacagctctgtgacgtcTCAG ATGATTCTTCCTCTTCACTGCTTATTGCTCTGATATCTGTTGGATgtattctgttatttattatgataATATCTTTGGGGATttggctgaaaaagaaaaaaacacaag aaaaaccTGAGAAACCGACTTCCTCTGATGTAAATAGTACAGCTCACAGttcagagagagataaagag